In a single window of the Suttonella indologenes genome:
- a CDS encoding 4Fe-4S cluster-binding domain-containing protein: MAMLSEIFVPLHRIIPFSNVEGQGNRTSIFLQGCKLNCLYCHNPETIPRYSKDAQSGSLQYLYEQVMEAVPFIRGVTISGGEPTIHYQQIIPLFEALKKEGLTCYLDSSGFFNYEVIKPLIAVTDKFLFDLKGDGMGLQSLCLDRKNHQGIVPENLFPDKHHIRPENLQRNLYNLSKLLPEGKIEEVRLVFINQFFDAKSLIHKAASLLQTYPDVLLKIIRVHTKGARDADGLEKFVPSIEETDELSAYAKKCGIQRVTTIY; this comes from the coding sequence ATGGCAATGCTGTCTGAAATATTTGTGCCTCTGCATCGAATCATTCCCTTTTCCAATGTTGAAGGGCAAGGAAATAGAACCAGCATTTTCCTGCAAGGCTGCAAATTAAACTGTCTGTATTGCCATAATCCGGAAACCATTCCCCGTTATTCAAAAGATGCCCAATCGGGCAGTTTGCAATATCTATATGAACAAGTCATGGAAGCCGTGCCGTTTATTCGAGGCGTAACGATTTCCGGCGGAGAACCGACTATTCATTATCAGCAAATTATTCCTTTATTTGAAGCATTGAAAAAAGAAGGTCTGACTTGTTATTTAGACAGCAGCGGATTTTTCAACTATGAAGTTATCAAACCCTTAATTGCCGTAACAGATAAATTTTTATTTGATTTAAAAGGCGATGGCATGGGGCTGCAAAGTTTATGTTTAGACCGCAAAAATCATCAAGGAATCGTGCCGGAAAACCTCTTCCCCGATAAACATCATATAAGACCGGAGAATTTGCAAAGAAATTTATATAATTTATCCAAACTGTTACCTGAAGGAAAAATTGAAGAAGTTCGCTTGGTATTTATCAATCAATTTTTTGATGCCAAATCTTTAATTCATAAAGCGGCATCACTGCTTCAAACATATCCTGATGTATTGCTAAAAATTATCCGTGTTCATACGAAAGGAGCCAGAGATGCCGATGGGTTAGAAAAATTCGTTCCTAGCATAGAAGAAACCGACGAACTGTCGGCTTATGCAAAAAAATGCGGTATTCAGAGAGTGACGACGATTTATTGA
- a CDS encoding NupC/NupG family nucleoside CNT transporter has protein sequence MSILISILGIFVLLGIGFLLSNNKKAINFRTVLGALAIQTAFAALILYVPAGRNALLAMANGVSAVIAYGNEGINFIFGGLADPSNVGFIFGVKVLPVIIFFSALISVLYYIGVMQWVIKVLGGGLQKALGTSKAESMSAAANIFVGQTEAPLVVKPFVSRMTESELFAIMVGGTASIAGSVLAGYAGMGVPLTYLIAASFMAAPAGLLFAKLLYPQTEAFRDTLEESHDEEKPHNIVEALANGASAGMRLAVNVGAMLVAFIAMIALINGIIGGIGGLFGIEGLTLQVLLGYVFQPLAYLIGVPWSEAGIAGQMIGMKLAVNEFVGYLEFAQYLQADAAVMLSDKTKAIITFALCGFANLSAIAILIGGIGSMAPNRRSDIARLGMKAVIAGTLANLMSATIAGLFIDLSGVALV, from the coding sequence ATGAGTATATTAATTAGTATCTTAGGTATATTTGTTCTTTTAGGAATCGGTTTTTTATTATCTAATAATAAAAAGGCTATTAATTTTAGAACGGTATTAGGTGCATTAGCCATTCAAACTGCTTTTGCAGCTTTGATTTTATACGTGCCGGCAGGACGCAATGCGCTGTTGGCAATGGCTAACGGCGTCAGTGCGGTAATTGCATATGGCAACGAAGGCATTAATTTTATTTTCGGAGGATTGGCCGATCCTTCAAACGTCGGCTTTATTTTTGGGGTTAAAGTATTGCCGGTGATTATCTTCTTCTCCGCATTAATTTCCGTGCTGTATTATATCGGCGTCATGCAATGGGTTATTAAAGTTTTAGGCGGCGGTTTGCAAAAAGCCCTAGGCACGTCAAAAGCCGAATCCATGTCTGCGGCAGCCAATATTTTTGTCGGACAAACGGAAGCGCCCCTAGTCGTTAAGCCCTTTGTCAGCCGTATGACAGAATCCGAATTGTTTGCCATTATGGTAGGCGGCACGGCTTCGATTGCGGGCTCGGTATTGGCAGGTTATGCGGGCATGGGCGTGCCTTTAACCTATTTGATCGCCGCTTCGTTTATGGCGGCTCCGGCAGGTCTGCTGTTTGCTAAACTATTGTATCCGCAAACAGAAGCCTTCCGAGACACCTTAGAAGAATCGCATGATGAAGAAAAACCGCATAATATTGTCGAAGCGCTTGCCAATGGTGCTAGTGCGGGCATGAGATTAGCGGTGAATGTGGGCGCAATGCTCGTCGCCTTCATCGCCATGATTGCATTGATTAACGGCATTATCGGCGGTATCGGCGGATTATTCGGCATAGAAGGACTGACTCTACAAGTGCTACTAGGCTATGTTTTCCAACCGCTTGCCTATTTAATCGGCGTACCTTGGAGTGAAGCAGGCATTGCCGGACAAATGATCGGCATGAAATTAGCCGTTAACGAATTTGTCGGCTATTTGGAATTTGCCCAATATTTGCAAGCCGATGCTGCGGTTATGCTTAGCGATAAAACCAAAGCCATCATCACTTTTGCTTTGTGCGGATTCGCCAATTTAAGCGCGATTGCGATTTTAATCGGCGGCATCGGCAGTATGGCACCTAACCGCCGCTCCGATATTGCGCGTTTGGGCATGAAAGCTGTTATCGCCGGTACTTTGGCAAACCTGATGAGTGCTACGATTGCCGGGCTTTTTATTGACTTAAGCGGCGTTGCTTTAGTCTAA
- the pyk gene encoding pyruvate kinase: MSLKRDLTRISHHTKIVATLGPASSEVDILEQMIRVGLNVVRFNFSHGTAAFHEENARKVREASERAGRQVAIIADLQGPKIRVGKIENGRIDLVEGDTFILDAAYKGEGNQQRVGLDYENLPNDVAPGDILLLDDGLLTLTVKKVDGSQIHTIVENSAPLKSNKGINKQGGGLSAPALTEKDMEDLKTALAIGVDYVAISFVKSASDMELARQLVMQGSSSAHNVQPGLIAKIERVEAIQNLEEIIKASDGIMVARGDLAVEVGNAAVPALQKQMISMARKLRRFTITATQMMESMIVNPVPTRAEVSDVANAVLDGTDAVMLSAESAVGKYPFETVRTMAIICQAAEKAEYPLENIDMNINSANRIDHVIAEGAVYAARKINAKAIVALTESGTTPFQMSRYGVNIPIYALTSNVNVQRKMAIYRGVRPMMLDVSKDQETAIQEVEAHLQFRGVVESGDLFVITSGMQMHQQGATNTLQIYRAK, from the coding sequence ATGAGTCTTAAGCGTGATCTTACCCGTATCAGTCATCACACCAAAATCGTTGCCACTCTCGGACCTGCCAGTAGCGAAGTGGATATTCTCGAGCAGATGATTCGTGTGGGCTTGAATGTGGTGCGGTTTAATTTTAGTCACGGTACTGCCGCTTTCCATGAAGAAAATGCGCGCAAAGTCCGCGAAGCCTCAGAGCGCGCCGGTCGTCAAGTAGCCATTATTGCGGATCTGCAAGGCCCTAAAATCCGCGTCGGCAAAATTGAAAACGGCCGCATTGATTTGGTCGAAGGCGATACGTTTATTTTAGATGCTGCTTATAAAGGCGAAGGCAATCAGCAGCGCGTAGGTTTGGATTATGAAAATCTGCCCAATGATGTGGCGCCGGGCGATATTTTGCTGCTAGATGACGGCTTATTAACACTGACAGTGAAAAAAGTGGACGGCAGTCAAATTCATACCATCGTTGAAAACAGTGCGCCGCTGAAAAGCAATAAAGGCATCAATAAGCAAGGCGGCGGTTTGTCGGCACCGGCTTTGACCGAAAAAGACATGGAAGATTTGAAAACCGCATTAGCCATCGGCGTGGATTATGTGGCGATCAGCTTCGTAAAATCGGCTTCGGATATGGAATTGGCGCGTCAGTTGGTCATGCAAGGCAGCTCTTCTGCACATAATGTTCAACCGGGTTTGATTGCAAAAATCGAACGTGTGGAAGCAATTCAAAACTTAGAAGAAATCATTAAAGCCAGTGACGGCATCATGGTAGCGCGCGGCGATTTGGCGGTTGAAGTCGGCAATGCCGCCGTACCTGCTCTGCAAAAACAAATGATTTCAATGGCTCGCAAATTACGCCGCTTTACCATTACTGCTACTCAGATGATGGAAAGCATGATTGTCAATCCGGTACCGACCCGTGCGGAAGTGTCCGATGTGGCGAATGCCGTATTAGACGGTACTGATGCGGTCATGCTGTCTGCCGAATCGGCGGTGGGTAAATATCCTTTTGAAACCGTGCGTACTATGGCGATTATCTGTCAAGCGGCGGAAAAAGCGGAGTATCCTTTGGAAAACATTGATATGAATATCAATTCGGCCAACCGTATCGACCATGTGATTGCCGAAGGCGCAGTATATGCGGCGCGCAAAATCAATGCCAAAGCCATTGTGGCTTTGACTGAAAGCGGTACCACGCCTTTCCAAATGAGCCGCTACGGCGTGAATATTCCGATTTACGCACTGACTTCCAATGTCAACGTGCAGCGTAAAATGGCGATTTACCGCGGTGTACGTCCGATGATGTTGGATGTGAGCAAAGACCAAGAAACCGCCATTCAAGAAGTGGAAGCGCATCTGCAATTCCGCGGCGTGGTAGAAAGCGGCGATTTGTTCGTGATCACCAGCGGTATGCAAATGCATCAGCAAGGCGCTACCAATACTTTGCAAATTTATCGCGCTAAATAA
- a CDS encoding 5-formyltetrahydrofolate cyclo-ligase — MGNLNAVRNELRRRRQAIAGMLRQQKSAAAAQYAQQFLAQLSQAQHIGVFLSLPEEIDTSVLVDTLWRQKKSLYLPVVKEKQAALAWREYRRDTVLIKDIFGIATPSDASAEWQGDFDVVLVPLVGVDVKGNRLGMGGGFYDRTFADKIRGHRPWLIGFAYECQLIDHIQRRDWDVPLDALATDAQLLHFI; from the coding sequence TTGGGTAATTTAAACGCAGTACGCAATGAGTTACGCAGACGACGGCAAGCGATTGCAGGTATGCTGCGTCAGCAAAAAAGCGCGGCGGCGGCGCAATATGCGCAGCAATTTTTGGCGCAATTGTCGCAGGCTCAGCATATCGGCGTGTTTTTATCTTTGCCGGAAGAAATCGATACTAGTGTCTTAGTAGATACTTTATGGCGGCAGAAGAAATCTCTGTATTTGCCCGTGGTTAAAGAAAAGCAGGCGGCGCTTGCTTGGCGGGAATATCGCCGCGATACAGTTTTGATAAAAGATATTTTCGGTATCGCGACGCCATCTGATGCAAGCGCTGAATGGCAGGGGGATTTTGATGTCGTCTTAGTGCCTTTGGTCGGCGTTGATGTAAAGGGCAATCGTCTGGGTATGGGCGGAGGCTTTTATGACCGCACATTTGCCGATAAAATACGCGGGCATCGTCCTTGGCTAATCGGCTTTGCTTACGAATGTCAGTTAATTGATCATATCCAGCGGCGAGACTGGGATGTGCCACTAGATGCTCTCGCCACCGACGCACAGTTGTTGCATTTTATTTAA
- a CDS encoding LysR substrate-binding domain-containing protein has protein sequence MKLRQLQCVWAVVHNGYNVTAASEALHMSQPAVSKQIKMFEDMLGMQVFKRNSKSFTGLTPLGDALMPEIDRVLLGIENIRQLGLRSQEERFSQLHIATTNTLAHYRLSSTMPYMQRAYPNIPLNIMEGTNSQILEWVQNQEADFAWFSALSLAPYAGELRQLIYLPAMSWNLVLVVPKNHPLAAKGPQSLADVAKYPLITYVTSHKGSSGLASVMAEAGLQPRIIVTARSADMMKSYARRGMGVAVIADMAYDHELDKDLIMYPLSPWVGQFQTYLTWHETKRLRAVHYDFIEQIVPDADKNAVQSHIRRIQIGKDPEGWVI, from the coding sequence ATGAAATTACGACAACTGCAATGTGTGTGGGCGGTAGTGCATAACGGCTACAATGTAACGGCCGCCTCGGAGGCTTTGCATATGTCGCAGCCGGCGGTCAGCAAGCAGATTAAGATGTTTGAAGATATGTTGGGTATGCAGGTCTTTAAACGCAATAGCAAAAGTTTTACCGGTTTGACGCCTTTGGGCGACGCTTTAATGCCGGAAATCGACCGCGTGTTATTGGGGATTGAAAATATTCGTCAGTTGGGCTTGCGCTCTCAGGAAGAGCGTTTTTCGCAACTGCACATCGCCACGACCAATACTTTGGCGCATTACCGCCTTTCTAGCACCATGCCTTATATGCAGCGGGCTTATCCGAATATTCCGCTCAATATCATGGAAGGAACCAATAGCCAGATTTTAGAGTGGGTACAAAATCAAGAGGCGGATTTCGCTTGGTTTTCCGCCTTATCTTTAGCTCCCTATGCCGGTGAGTTACGGCAATTGATTTATTTGCCGGCGATGAGTTGGAATTTAGTCTTAGTTGTGCCTAAAAATCATCCTTTGGCGGCAAAAGGTCCGCAATCTTTGGCGGATGTGGCGAAATATCCTTTGATTACTTATGTCACCTCGCATAAGGGTTCTTCGGGCTTAGCGAGCGTGATGGCGGAAGCCGGTTTGCAGCCGCGAATTATTGTTACCGCGCGCAGCGCGGATATGATGAAAAGTTATGCCCGCCGCGGCATGGGGGTTGCCGTGATTGCGGATATGGCATATGACCATGAATTGGATAAGGATTTGATCATGTATCCGCTCTCGCCCTGGGTGGGGCAGTTCCAAACCTATCTGACTTGGCACGAAACCAAGCGTTTGCGCGCCGTACATTATGATTTTATTGAACAAATTGTGCCTGATGCAGATAAAAACGCCGTACAAAGCCATATTCGCCGCATTCAAATCGGTAAGGATCCTGAAGGTTGGGTAATTTAA
- the cysK gene encoding cysteine synthase A, translating to MIYNNILDTIGHTPIVRINRLAPKHVEMYVKLESRNPGGSVKDRLAYAVITDAERRELLKPGQTVVEATSGNTGIALAMVCAAKGYPFVAVMTETFSVERRKLIRSFGGKVILTPAAERGQGMVRVAKELAEKNGWFLANQFANPANPQYHRETTAAEILRDFAGRRLDYFVSGYGTGGTISGTGEVLKAARPQLEIVATEPVNAQLLAGKEWAPHKIQGWVPDFIAETMNQNIYDHLIPVGDEEARDSALALATQEGIQTGISGGATFNAALQFAQKAAEGSVLLVMLPDGSERYMSTFLFESINEGSDDNLLP from the coding sequence ATGATTTACAACAATATTCTCGATACCATCGGACACACGCCGATCGTGCGTATCAACCGTCTGGCACCGAAACACGTGGAAATGTACGTCAAATTGGAATCGCGCAATCCCGGCGGTTCGGTCAAAGACCGCTTGGCATATGCCGTCATTACCGACGCAGAACGCCGCGAACTCTTAAAACCGGGACAAACCGTCGTGGAAGCCACCTCCGGCAATACGGGCATTGCCTTGGCAATGGTCTGCGCGGCAAAAGGCTATCCTTTCGTCGCCGTCATGACAGAAACCTTTTCGGTTGAACGGCGCAAACTCATCCGCAGCTTCGGCGGCAAAGTCATCTTAACCCCTGCCGCCGAACGCGGACAAGGCATGGTGCGCGTCGCCAAAGAATTAGCCGAGAAAAACGGTTGGTTCCTCGCCAATCAATTCGCCAACCCCGCCAACCCGCAATATCATCGCGAAACCACCGCCGCTGAAATCCTGCGCGACTTCGCCGGCCGCCGCCTCGATTATTTCGTCAGCGGCTACGGCACAGGCGGTACTATTTCAGGCACGGGCGAAGTCCTTAAAGCAGCGCGTCCGCAACTGGAAATCGTCGCCACCGAACCCGTCAACGCCCAATTACTCGCGGGCAAAGAATGGGCGCCGCATAAAATCCAAGGCTGGGTACCCGATTTCATTGCCGAAACTATGAATCAAAATATCTACGACCATCTGATTCCCGTCGGCGATGAAGAAGCCCGCGACAGCGCCCTAGCCCTTGCCACTCAAGAAGGCATCCAAACCGGCATCTCTGGCGGCGCAACCTTTAACGCTGCCCTGCAATTCGCGCAAAAAGCCGCAGAAGGCTCCGTTTTGCTCGTCATGCTGCCGGACGGCTCAGAACGCTACATGTCCACCTTCCTTTTCGAGAGCATCAATGAAGGCTCGGACGACAATCTGCTTCCCTAA
- the ampD gene encoding 1,6-anhydro-N-acetylmuramyl-L-alanine amidase AmpD, protein MKPFFIDAQGWLQTPDCHHLPSPHYNERPDSQDISLCVLHNISLPPLNFGSQYIDALFLGKLADERHIHPYFDDIADLRVSAHFFIARDGAITQYVSTLKRAWHAGQSQYRGRENCNDFSLGIELNGADHIPYTLRQYQSCAQLITALHARHPTFSLEHITHHSHIAPQRKSDPGPAWRQNYLQYLLKQQHSPTQ, encoded by the coding sequence ATGAAGCCGTTTTTTATTGACGCCCAAGGCTGGTTGCAAACCCCCGACTGCCACCACCTTCCCTCTCCTCATTACAATGAACGCCCCGACAGCCAAGACATCAGCCTCTGCGTTTTGCACAACATCAGCCTGCCGCCGCTTAATTTCGGCAGCCAATACATTGACGCCCTCTTTCTGGGCAAACTCGCGGATGAGCGCCACATACATCCCTACTTTGACGACATTGCCGATTTGCGCGTCAGCGCGCACTTCTTCATCGCCCGCGACGGTGCAATCACGCAATACGTCTCCACCCTCAAACGCGCTTGGCATGCCGGACAATCACAATACCGAGGACGAGAAAACTGCAACGACTTCTCTCTCGGCATTGAACTCAATGGTGCAGACCACATCCCCTACACCCTACGCCAATACCAAAGCTGCGCGCAACTCATCACCGCCCTGCACGCTCGTCACCCGACATTCAGCCTAGAACACATTACCCACCACAGCCACATCGCCCCGCAACGCAAAAGCGACCCCGGACCTGCTTGGCGGCAAAACTACCTGCAATACCTACTGAAACAGCAACACTCCCCCACGCAGTAA
- a CDS encoding serine hydrolase codes for MALSKRQFLKSAALLAASPLIPARAQIIMQSLLADLNAQIQAAVSEMRQNGLIDADEKTAWHITDILTGKSYAGINENRPMQSASMVKPMVIQAYLYCHYLKNAAAYPLNSRIIDEMRAMIVDSNNEYTNHFFSRVGGPKSVQWMLRKHAPDIFRDIQIVENIPAGGKAYRNKASAADYSRFLYALWHEQMPGARLLKEMMGIKNHDRISVNTQHIPETLSVYDKTGSTSRLCGNFGIIAYRNRFGQLRPYTFTGIIEKSNSASNYSRWITERSNRMREISDIAYVYIDQYVHS; via the coding sequence ATGGCATTAAGCAAAAGACAATTCCTCAAAAGCGCCGCCTTGCTTGCCGCAAGCCCGCTGATTCCTGCGCGCGCGCAAATCATCATGCAAAGCCTGCTGGCGGATTTAAACGCGCAAATCCAAGCGGCGGTCAGCGAAATGCGCCAAAACGGACTGATCGACGCAGACGAAAAAACCGCTTGGCACATTACCGACATTCTCACAGGAAAAAGCTACGCAGGCATCAATGAAAACCGCCCGATGCAAAGTGCCAGCATGGTCAAACCCATGGTCATCCAAGCCTATCTTTATTGCCACTACCTCAAAAATGCCGCCGCCTATCCGCTCAACAGCCGCATTATCGATGAAATGCGCGCCATGATCGTCGACAGCAACAACGAATACACCAACCACTTCTTCAGCCGCGTAGGCGGACCCAAGAGCGTACAATGGATGCTGCGCAAACACGCCCCCGACATCTTCCGCGACATCCAAATCGTGGAAAATATCCCTGCCGGCGGCAAAGCCTACCGCAACAAAGCCTCCGCCGCCGATTACAGCCGCTTTTTATACGCCCTTTGGCATGAGCAAATGCCGGGTGCCCGCCTCTTAAAAGAAATGATGGGCATCAAAAACCACGATCGCATCAGCGTCAACACCCAACACATCCCCGAGACTCTCAGCGTTTACGACAAAACCGGCTCGACCTCGCGTTTATGCGGAAACTTCGGTATCATTGCCTACCGTAACCGCTTTGGACAATTGCGCCCCTATACCTTCACAGGCATCATCGAGAAAAGCAATTCCGCCAGCAATTACAGCCGCTGGATTACCGAACGCAGCAACCGCATGCGGGAAATTTCCGATATTGCCTATGTCTATATCGACCAATACGTCCACAGCTAA
- a CDS encoding YceD family protein: MMRHPADQSLPRFIEPWLFARSRRIVSGAFDLHQSQELKAWAEADKPMQVYIEGYCDNDNKAYLKGQLNVSLSLTCQRCLQAMQWQADLPFDYLLLRSEAQEEQIEDGRETLVCADEEIDLAWFLEEEVLLAMPMIAKHDNCQLPIEQSRIAQTEAEAPQSPFAQLKDLMNNKE, encoded by the coding sequence ATGATGCGCCATCCTGCCGACCAGTCCCTGCCTCGTTTCATCGAACCGTGGCTTTTTGCCCGCAGCCGCAGAATCGTTTCCGGTGCTTTTGATCTTCATCAGAGCCAAGAGCTCAAAGCTTGGGCGGAAGCGGACAAACCGATGCAAGTTTATATAGAAGGCTATTGCGATAATGACAACAAAGCATACCTCAAAGGTCAGCTTAACGTATCGCTTAGTTTGACTTGCCAACGATGTTTACAAGCGATGCAGTGGCAGGCGGACTTGCCCTTCGACTACCTTCTTCTGCGCTCCGAAGCCCAAGAAGAGCAAATCGAAGACGGTAGAGAAACACTCGTCTGCGCCGATGAAGAAATTGATTTGGCGTGGTTTTTAGAAGAAGAAGTGCTATTGGCAATGCCCATGATTGCCAAGCACGACAATTGCCAGTTGCCGATTGAACAAAGCCGCATCGCTCAAACTGAAGCTGAAGCGCCGCAAAGTCCTTTTGCACAACTGAAAGATTTAATGAATAACAAGGAGTAA
- the rpmF gene encoding 50S ribosomal protein L32: MAVQQNRKTPSKRDMRRSHDALGFATISTDSASGERHLRHHVSKDGFYRGRQAIVKPADTLDFQDEE; encoded by the coding sequence ATGGCAGTTCAACAAAACCGCAAAACCCCTTCAAAACGTGACATGCGCCGCAGCCACGATGCTTTAGGCTTCGCCACCATTTCAACCGACAGCGCCAGCGGCGAACGCCACTTACGCCATCATGTAAGCAAAGACGGCTTCTACCGCGGCCGCCAAGCCATTGTCAAACCTGCTGATACACTCGACTTCCAAGACGAAGAATAA
- the plsX gene encoding phosphate acyltransferase PlsX — MTQTNTVTIAIDAMGGDIGLDSTLAAAQIAQQQHSALHLLLVGDEQAIQTHALFAQLDKNRCEILHSSQIVAMDELPANVLRHKNDSSMWRTIEMVRDGRAQACVSAGNTGALMASARYILKMLPRISRPAICATLPAMHGHVHCLDLGANVDVKPEQLEQFAIMGSELSKALDNNPQPTVGLLNIGEEAIKGNDTVKEAGKLLAQAPINYIGNIEGNDIFLKQGLNVVVCDGFVGNVALKSVEGIAKFIQLSLEREYKRNLLTKLAALCSLPILKKLKGTMDPRIYNGAMLLGLQGLVVKSHGNADAFAFANAISRAYLAASNGILERIRTQLTLLPSLEEEKPA; from the coding sequence ATGACACAGACAAACACAGTCACTATCGCCATTGATGCAATGGGTGGCGATATTGGCTTAGACAGCACACTGGCAGCAGCGCAAATTGCTCAACAGCAGCATTCGGCGCTGCATTTACTTTTGGTTGGCGACGAGCAAGCCATTCAAACGCACGCTCTTTTCGCCCAATTAGACAAAAATCGCTGTGAGATTTTGCACAGTTCGCAAATTGTGGCGATGGACGAACTGCCGGCTAATGTATTACGGCATAAAAACGACTCTTCCATGTGGCGCACCATTGAAATGGTGCGCGACGGTCGTGCCCAAGCCTGCGTCAGCGCGGGCAACACAGGCGCATTAATGGCAAGCGCGCGCTACATCCTCAAAATGCTCCCCCGTATTTCGCGTCCGGCGATTTGCGCCACCCTGCCGGCAATGCACGGACACGTCCATTGCTTAGACCTCGGCGCCAACGTCGATGTCAAACCCGAGCAATTGGAACAATTCGCCATCATGGGTTCCGAGCTGTCCAAAGCATTGGATAATAATCCGCAGCCTACCGTCGGTTTGCTCAATATCGGCGAAGAAGCGATTAAGGGCAATGATACGGTTAAAGAAGCAGGCAAACTGCTTGCCCAAGCGCCTATCAACTACATCGGCAACATCGAAGGTAACGACATTTTCCTCAAACAAGGGCTGAACGTTGTGGTCTGTGACGGATTCGTCGGCAATGTGGCGCTGAAATCGGTTGAAGGCATCGCCAAATTCATTCAATTAAGCCTGGAACGCGAATACAAACGCAATCTGTTGACCAAATTAGCCGCACTTTGCTCATTGCCCATCTTGAAAAAACTCAAAGGCACGATGGATCCGCGTATTTATAACGGCGCCATGTTATTAGGCTTGCAAGGACTTGTTGTCAAAAGCCACGGCAATGCCGATGCTTTCGCTTTTGCCAATGCCATCAGCCGCGCCTATTTAGCGGCAAGCAACGGTATTTTAGAACGCATCCGTACGCAATTAACCCTCCTCCCTTCCCTAGAAGAAGAAAAACCCGCATGA
- a CDS encoding beta-ketoacyl-ACP synthase III: MIYTRIVSTGSYLPQKVLSNHDLSAMMDTSDEWIQSRTGIKQRHIVADNESSTDMCEQAAIEALAASPYGAQDIDLIIIGTSTPEYVFPSNASQLQARLPFRPIPALDVSAACSGFIFALATANAYIQSGMAQRALVIGVDVLSRHVDWQDRNTAVLFGDGAGAVIVEASETPGIYGFSLHSDGTHGPLLLIDKGAGAANENLAQRSSYVQMQGREVFKVAVKSLSGLVGELLEQCQMQAQDIDFLVPHQANLRIIAATAEHLNLPMEKVIVTVDRHANTSAASVPLALDDGIRCGKIQRGHKVLLEAFGAGFTWGGCILSY; this comes from the coding sequence ATGATTTATACCCGCATTGTCAGCACCGGCAGCTATTTGCCCCAAAAAGTGCTTAGCAATCACGATTTATCCGCCATGATGGATACTTCTGACGAGTGGATACAAAGCCGCACCGGCATTAAGCAACGTCATATTGTCGCGGATAATGAAAGCAGCACCGATATGTGCGAGCAAGCCGCGATAGAGGCTTTAGCCGCCAGTCCTTATGGGGCGCAAGACATCGATCTCATCATCATCGGCACCAGCACGCCGGAATATGTTTTTCCCAGCAATGCCTCGCAATTACAGGCAAGGCTGCCTTTCCGCCCGATTCCCGCCTTAGATGTTTCCGCTGCCTGCTCCGGCTTTATTTTTGCTTTGGCTACGGCAAATGCCTACATCCAAAGCGGCATGGCGCAGCGCGCTTTAGTCATTGGCGTTGATGTTCTGAGTCGTCATGTGGACTGGCAGGACCGTAATACGGCGGTCTTATTCGGCGATGGTGCCGGTGCCGTTATTGTCGAGGCTAGTGAAACCCCCGGCATTTACGGATTCAGCCTGCATAGCGACGGCACTCACGGTCCGCTGCTATTAATAGACAAAGGTGCCGGCGCTGCTAATGAAAATTTGGCGCAACGCTCTTCTTATGTGCAAATGCAAGGACGCGAAGTCTTTAAAGTAGCGGTAAAAAGTCTTAGCGGTTTAGTCGGCGAACTGCTCGAACAATGCCAAATGCAAGCGCAAGACATTGATTTTCTCGTGCCGCATCAAGCGAATTTACGCATCATTGCCGCCACCGCAGAACACTTGAATTTGCCCATGGAGAAAGTTATTGTAACGGTTGACCGACACGCCAATACCTCTGCCGCTTCCGTGCCACTTGCCTTAGACGACGGCATCCGTTGCGGAAAAATTCAGCGCGGGCACAAAGTGCTGCTTGAAGCATTCGGTGCAGGCTTCACTTGGGGCGGTTGCATTCTCAGCTACTAA